Proteins from a genomic interval of Arthrobacter sp. CAN_C5:
- the coaE gene encoding dephospho-CoA kinase gives MLRIGLTGGIAAGKSLVAQRLEELGAVLVDADVLAREAVEPGSAGLAAVVAEFGAEMLLPDGGLNRPALAKAIFGNPSRRMTLNSIIHPLVRDRARELTAAAPPDAVVVQDIPLLVETGQQHQFHLVVVVDASDEVRLGRLTTDRGMSDADARARIAAQATRAERATAADVVIPNEGTTEELLAAVDRLWRDRVVPFNTNLVRGVRAGRTGGPQLKKYRDDWPVQAERIAGRLRLADPLVLGVDHIGSTAIPGLPAKDVIDLQVTVASLADADRIADRLTAAGFPLVEGIVQDEPKPAAPEPDRWAKRLHANADPGRPANVHVRVQGSPGWCYALSFRDWLRSDPDAAARYLAEKERCAADHAGDQGTDGYAQCKEAWFTQVADPLLTRWIADTGWRPGPPSAVG, from the coding sequence ATGCTCAGAATCGGCCTCACCGGCGGGATCGCCGCCGGGAAATCACTCGTCGCTCAACGTCTGGAAGAGCTCGGGGCGGTGCTGGTCGACGCGGATGTCCTGGCCCGGGAGGCCGTCGAGCCGGGATCGGCCGGGCTGGCGGCCGTCGTCGCGGAGTTCGGCGCGGAGATGCTCCTGCCCGACGGCGGCCTGAACCGGCCCGCCCTGGCGAAAGCCATCTTCGGGAACCCGTCGCGCCGGATGACCCTGAACTCCATCATCCATCCGCTGGTCCGCGACCGGGCGCGTGAGCTGACCGCCGCCGCTCCGCCGGACGCCGTCGTCGTGCAGGACATTCCCCTGCTCGTGGAGACCGGCCAGCAGCACCAGTTCCATCTGGTGGTAGTGGTCGATGCGTCCGACGAGGTGCGGTTGGGACGGCTGACCACCGACCGCGGGATGAGCGACGCCGACGCACGGGCCCGGATCGCGGCGCAGGCGACGCGGGCCGAGCGCGCCACCGCGGCCGACGTCGTCATCCCCAATGAGGGAACCACCGAAGAACTGCTGGCCGCGGTGGACCGGTTGTGGCGGGACCGGGTGGTCCCGTTCAACACCAACCTGGTCAGGGGTGTGCGTGCGGGACGGACCGGCGGGCCGCAGCTCAAGAAATACCGTGATGACTGGCCGGTGCAGGCGGAGCGGATCGCGGGCCGGCTGCGCCTGGCGGATCCCCTGGTGCTGGGAGTGGACCATATCGGCTCGACAGCGATTCCCGGCCTGCCGGCCAAGGACGTCATCGATCTGCAGGTCACCGTGGCGAGCCTGGCGGACGCCGACAGGATTGCAGACAGACTCACTGCGGCGGGTTTCCCCCTCGTCGAGGGCATTGTGCAGGATGAGCCGAAACCAGCCGCACCCGAGCCGGACCGGTGGGCGAAGCGACTGCACGCCAACGCCGACCCCGGACGCCCGGCGAATGTGCACGTCAGGGTCCAGGGCTCCCCGGGGTGGTGTTACGCGCTGTCCTTCCGGGACTGGCTGCGGTCCGATCCGGACGCCGCAGCCCGGTATCTGGCGGAGAAGGAACGCTGTGCGGCCGACCACGCTGGCGACCAGGGAACGGATGGCTACGCGCAGTGCAAAGAAGCCTGGTTCACCCAGGTTGCCGACCCCCTGCTGACCCGGTGGATCGCCGACACCGGCTGGCGGCCGGGACCGCCTTCCGCCGTCGGCTAA
- a CDS encoding IMPACT family protein, giving the protein MSDSGITGYTTVRGEHRHETEVRRSRFVAVVRRADTEDGARQLVTDLRREFHDARHHFSAFVLGPDRSIQRANDDGEPSGTAGAPMLDAILKRVTTGGATDLSDLAVVVVRYFGGVLLGAGGLVRAYSDAVSQALDAAPTVQRRLLQQLTVPVAHADAGRVENDLRAAGTGILGTDYLADRALIQVAVPAGEASVSDFTARLASLTAGQSGAELQDLKWVDCD; this is encoded by the coding sequence GTGAGCGACAGTGGAATAACCGGATATACGACGGTCCGGGGCGAACACCGCCACGAGACCGAGGTTCGCCGGTCCCGTTTTGTCGCGGTCGTCCGGCGCGCCGACACCGAGGATGGCGCGCGGCAACTCGTCACCGACCTGCGGCGGGAATTCCACGATGCACGCCACCACTTCAGCGCGTTTGTCCTCGGCCCGGACCGGTCAATTCAGCGGGCCAACGACGACGGCGAGCCGTCCGGGACCGCTGGGGCACCCATGCTGGACGCCATCCTGAAACGCGTTACCACCGGGGGCGCCACCGATCTGAGCGACCTCGCCGTGGTGGTGGTGAGATACTTCGGCGGTGTGCTGTTGGGTGCCGGCGGCCTGGTCCGCGCCTACTCGGACGCCGTTTCCCAGGCACTGGACGCTGCACCAACCGTTCAGCGCCGACTACTCCAGCAGCTGACGGTCCCGGTGGCCCACGCCGACGCCGGTCGGGTCGAAAATGATCTGCGAGCCGCTGGCACCGGGATACTGGGAACCGACTATCTCGCCGACCGTGCGCTGATCCAGGTGGCCGTGCCAGCCGGGGAAGCCTCGGTGAGTGACTTCACCGCCCGGCTCGCCTCCCTGACCGCCGGGCAATCCGGCGCCGAACTCCAAGACCTGAAATGGGTGGACTGTGACTGA
- a CDS encoding methyltransferase, giving the protein MTDFSFDNLRRAPDVEAPNLFAFDATDRLLLDTAGSAISEDPAAVVVIGDHYGALTLGTAALHGATGIRTHQDPLSGELALTRNATATRLPDRYTHHPLDGALLTDARIVLLQLPRSLAALDEIAWTIARHAAPNVRVFAGGRVKHMTTAMNGVLARHFGSVAAGLARQKSRVLTASGPVQSAVSGFPVEEQHDVGLASPLILRAFGSTFGGAKLDAGTRYLLPALSAARSVGHAIDLGSGNGTIAAYLALTRPTLQVTATDQSASAVASSRATAEANGVGDRITVVRDDALSLAAASSADLIVLNPPFHLEGTVHSGIALKLFADAGWVLRPGGELWTVWNSHLQYRGPLTQLVGPTRQAARNPKFTVTVSTRT; this is encoded by the coding sequence GTGACTGACTTTTCCTTCGACAACCTTCGGCGGGCTCCCGATGTTGAGGCCCCCAACCTCTTCGCGTTCGACGCCACCGACCGTCTGCTCCTGGACACCGCCGGCAGTGCTATCAGCGAGGATCCGGCGGCCGTCGTCGTGATCGGTGATCACTATGGCGCGCTGACACTCGGTACTGCTGCGCTGCACGGTGCGACGGGGATCCGCACCCACCAGGATCCGCTGTCCGGGGAGCTCGCGCTGACCCGCAATGCAACAGCGACACGTTTGCCCGACAGGTACACCCACCACCCGCTGGACGGCGCGCTGCTGACCGATGCCCGCATTGTCCTGCTGCAACTTCCCCGGTCGCTGGCCGCGCTCGATGAAATCGCCTGGACGATCGCCCGCCATGCCGCGCCCAATGTCCGCGTGTTCGCGGGCGGCCGGGTGAAACACATGACCACGGCGATGAACGGCGTGCTCGCCCGCCATTTCGGCTCCGTAGCGGCGGGGCTGGCCCGCCAGAAGTCCCGGGTGCTGACCGCCTCCGGGCCGGTGCAATCCGCTGTCAGCGGGTTCCCCGTCGAGGAGCAGCACGACGTCGGCCTGGCTTCCCCGCTGATCCTGCGGGCGTTCGGCAGCACCTTTGGCGGGGCGAAGCTCGATGCGGGTACCCGTTACCTCCTTCCGGCCCTGTCCGCTGCGCGGTCAGTAGGGCACGCCATCGACCTGGGGTCGGGCAACGGCACGATCGCCGCCTACCTGGCGCTGACGCGGCCTACCCTGCAGGTCACCGCAACCGACCAGTCGGCGTCGGCGGTCGCATCCTCCCGGGCCACCGCTGAAGCCAACGGCGTGGGTGACCGGATCACCGTGGTGCGTGACGACGCGCTGTCCCTGGCGGCGGCGTCGTCAGCCGACCTGATCGTCCTGAACCCGCCCTTCCACCTGGAAGGCACGGTCCACTCAGGAATCGCGCTGAAGCTGTTCGCCGACGCCGGGTGGGTCCTGCGTCCGGGCGGCGAACTCTGGACGGTCTGGAACAGCCACCTGCAGTACCGGGGGCCCCTGACCCAACTGGTGGGGCCCACCCGCCAGGCCGCGCGGAACCCGAAATTCACCGTAACGGTGTCAACGCGGACCTAA
- a CDS encoding APC family permease — MASRVTYGRAEQGLLPSVLGQVLPNRRTPGAAIVVTTAAVLVLSSTGDLASLAETVVVLLLAIGLALYAVQRFASRRGSDSQGTDQRPTVGG, encoded by the coding sequence ATGGCCAGCCGGGTTACCTATGGCAGGGCAGAACAGGGGCTGCTTCCCTCCGTGCTCGGCCAGGTACTCCCGAACCGCCGGACCCCCGGGGCCGCGATTGTCGTGACGACTGCCGCCGTTTTGGTCCTCAGCAGCACCGGTGACCTCGCGTCGCTGGCCGAAACCGTCGTGGTTCTCCTCCTGGCGATAGGGCTCGCGCTCTACGCAGTGCAGCGCTTCGCCTCACGGCGAGGCTCGGATTCTCAAGGCACCGACCAGCGCCCCACGGTCGGGGGCTGA